The Acanthochromis polyacanthus isolate Apoly-LR-REF ecotype Palm Island chromosome 17, KAUST_Apoly_ChrSc, whole genome shotgun sequence genome has a window encoding:
- the trim3b gene encoding tripartite motif-containing protein 3b isoform X2 produces MSSAMAKREAGSTSPVVRQIDKQFLVCSICLDHYRNPKVLPCLHTFCESCLQNYIPPESLTLSCPVCRQTSILPEKGVCALQNNFFITNLMEVLQREPECSRPEACSVLESVSAAAAGKPLCCPNHEGKVMEFYCESCETAMCLDCTEGEHREHVTVPLRDVVEQHKAALKTQLDAIHSRLPQLTVAIELVSEISRQLNERKNEAVAEIISTFEELERALHQRKTALITDLENICSTKQKVLQAQLSSLLQGKEHIQSSCNFTEQALSHGSATEVLLVQKQMSERVTALARHDFPEKPHQNAHLDCQVETEGLRRSIQNLGVLITTAAVAHTSVATGEGLRHAATGQHHTITVTTKDKDGELVRTGNAVLKAEITSVDGNRAAETEIMDNKNGTYEVGYTLRHEGEYSFALLLYGQPIRGSPFRLRAVKPSDVPQSPDDVKRRVKSPSGTGGHIRQKAVRRPSSMYSTTKKKENPIEDELIYRVGSRGREKGEFTNLQGISASSNGRVVVADSNNQCIQVFSNDGQFKMRFGVRGRSPGQLQRPTGVTVDMNGDIVVADYDNRWVSIFSSDGKFKNKIGAGRLMGPKGVAVDKNGHIITVDNKACCVFIFQSNGKLVTKFGGRGTSDRQFAGPHFVAVNNKNEIIVTDFHNHSVKVYSADGEFLFKFGSHGEGNGQFNAPTGVAVDTNGNIIVADWGNSRIQVFDSTGSFLSYINTSADPLYGPQGLALTSDGHVAVADSGNHCFKVYRYLQ; encoded by the exons ATGTCCTCTGCTATGGCGAAGCGTGAGGCTGGGAGCACCAGCCCTGTGGTGCGTCAGATAGACAAGCAGTTTCTGGTCTGCAGCATCTGTCTGGATCATTACCGCAACCCTAAGGTCCTGCCCTGCCTGCACACCTTCTGTGAAAG TTGTCTCCAGAACTACATTCCCCCAGAGTCCCTGACACTTTCGTGTCCAGTGTGTCGGCAGACGTCCATCCTGCCAGAGAAAGGAGTTTGTGCTCTACAGAACAACTTCTTCATCACTAATCTCATGGAG GTCCTACAGCGAGAACCAGAGTGTTCGCGACCCGAGGCCTGCAGCGTGTTGGAGTCAGtcagcgctgcagctgcagggaAGCCTCTCTGCTGCCCAAACCACGAGGGGAAG GTGATGGAGTTCTACTGCGAGTCATGTGAGACAGCCATGTGTCTGGACTGCACAGAGGGCGAGCACAGGGAGCATGTGACCGTTCCTCTACGGGATGTCGTGGAACAGCACAAGGCTGCGCTGAAGACGCAGCTGGATGCCATACACAGCAG GCTCCCTCAGCTAACAGTAGCTATTGAGCTGGTGAGTGAGATTTCTCGACAGCTGAATGAAAGGAAGAATGAGGCAGTAGCAGAGATCATCAGTACGTTTGAAGAGCTGGAACGGGCGCTGCATCAGCGCAAGACGGCCCTCATCACAGACCTGGAGAACATCTGCAGCACTAAGCAAAAG GTTCTACAGGCCCAgctttcctctctcctccaggGGAAGGAACACATCCAGAGCAGCTGTAACTTTACAGAGCAGGCTCTCAGCCACGGGAGTGCCACTGAG GTGCTGCTAGTTCAGAAGCAGATGAGTGAGCGGGTGACAGCGCTGGCCAGACACGACTTCCCAGAGAAGCCGCATCAGAACGCACATCTGGACTGTCAG GTGGAGACAGAAGGTCTGCGACGCTCCATCCAGAACTTGGGTGTTCTCATCACCACAGCAGCTGTTGCTCACACCTCAGTTGCCACAGGAGAAGGCCTCCGCCACGCTGCAACCGGGCAACACCACACCATTACTGTGACAACAAAGGACAAA GATGGGGAGTTGGTTCGGACAGGAAATGCCGTTTTAAAAGCAGAGATAACGTCGGTTGACGGGAACCGGGCTGCAGAGACGGAGATAATGGACAATAAGAATGGAACATATGAGGTGGGCTACACGTTACGCCATGAGGGAGAGTACTCCTTTGCTCTGCTGCTGTATGGACAGCCGATACGTGGCAGTCCTTTCCGCCTGCGGGCCGTCAAGCCATCAGATGTTCCGCAATCCCCAGATGACGTGAAGAGGAGGGTCAAGTCCCCCAGTGGGACAGGCGGTCACATACGGCAGAAAGCAGTGCGACGGCCCTCCAGCATGTACAGCACCACCAAGAAAAAGGAGAATCCCATTGAGGATGAACTCATCTACAGAGTGG GTTCTCGGGGCAGAGAGAAAGGGGAGTTCACAAATCTGCAAGGAATCTCAGCCTCTAGTAACGGCAGAGTGGTGGTGGCTGACAGCAACAACCAGTGCATCCAG GTGTTCTCCAATGACGGCCAGTTCAAGATGCGCTTTGGGGTCAGAGGCCGGTCTCCTGGACAGCTGCAAAGACCAACCGGCGTCACTGTGGACATGAACGGTGACATTGTGGTGGCCGACTATGACAATCGATGGGTCAGCATTTTCTCCTCTGATGGCAAGTTTAAG AACAAAATCGGCGCAGGTCGGCTCATGGGTCCTAAAGGTGTTGCTGTGGATAAGAACGGACACATCATCACTGTGGACAACAAGGCCTGCTGCGTCTTCATCTTTCAATCCAATGGGAAGCTCGTGACTAAGTTTGGAGGCAGAGGGACGTCTGACAGACAGTTTGCAG GTCCACACTTCGTTGCGGTGAACAACAAGAACGAAATTATAGTGACCGATTTTCACAATCACTCTGTGAAG GTTTACAGTGCCGATGGCGAGTTCCTCTTCAAATTCGGCTCTCATGGTGAAGGCAACGGCCAGTTCAATGCTCCCACTGGTGTGGCTGTGGATACCAACGGAAACATCATCGTAGCCGACTGGGGTAACAGCAGAATACAG GTGTTTGACAGCACAGGCTCCTTCTTATCCTACATCAACACCTCAGCTGACCCGCTGTACGGACCCCAGGGTCTCGCCCTCACCTCAGACGGACATGTGGCTGTTGCAGACTCTGGCAATCACTGCTTCAAGGTTTACAGATACCTGCAGTAG
- the trim3b gene encoding tripartite motif-containing protein 3b isoform X1, with the protein MSSAMAKREAGSTSPVVRQIDKQFLVCSICLDHYRNPKVLPCLHTFCESCLQNYIPPESLTLSCPVCRQTSILPEKGVCALQNNFFITNLMEVLQREPECSRPEACSVLESVSAAAAGKPLCCPNHEGKVMEFYCESCETAMCLDCTEGEHREHVTVPLRDVVEQHKAALKTQLDAIHSRLPQLTVAIELVSEISRQLNERKNEAVAEIISTFEELERALHQRKTALITDLENICSTKQKVLQAQLSSLLQGKEHIQSSCNFTEQALSHGSATEVLLVQKQMSERVTALARHDFPEKPHQNAHLDCQVETEGLRRSIQNLGVLITTAAVAHTSVATGEGLRHAATGQHHTITVTTKDKDGELVRTGNAVLKAEITSVDGNRAAETEIMDNKNGTYEVGYTLRHEGEYSFALLLYGQPIRGSPFRLRAVKPSDVPQSPDDVKRRVKSPSGTGGHIRQKAVRRPSSMYSTTKKKENPIEDELIYRVGSRGREKGEFTNLQGISASSNGRVVVADSNNQCIQVFSNDGQFKMRFGVRGRSPGQLQRPTGVTVDMNGDIVVADYDNRWVSIFSSDGKFKNKIGAGRLMGPKGVAVDKNGHIITVDNKACCVFIFQSNGKLVTKFGGRGTSDRQFAEKLGPNFNKSGSVFSPHFVAVNNKNEIIVTDFHNHSVKVYSADGEFLFKFGSHGEGNGQFNAPTGVAVDTNGNIIVADWGNSRIQVFDSTGSFLSYINTSADPLYGPQGLALTSDGHVAVADSGNHCFKVYRYLQ; encoded by the exons ATGTCCTCTGCTATGGCGAAGCGTGAGGCTGGGAGCACCAGCCCTGTGGTGCGTCAGATAGACAAGCAGTTTCTGGTCTGCAGCATCTGTCTGGATCATTACCGCAACCCTAAGGTCCTGCCCTGCCTGCACACCTTCTGTGAAAG TTGTCTCCAGAACTACATTCCCCCAGAGTCCCTGACACTTTCGTGTCCAGTGTGTCGGCAGACGTCCATCCTGCCAGAGAAAGGAGTTTGTGCTCTACAGAACAACTTCTTCATCACTAATCTCATGGAG GTCCTACAGCGAGAACCAGAGTGTTCGCGACCCGAGGCCTGCAGCGTGTTGGAGTCAGtcagcgctgcagctgcagggaAGCCTCTCTGCTGCCCAAACCACGAGGGGAAG GTGATGGAGTTCTACTGCGAGTCATGTGAGACAGCCATGTGTCTGGACTGCACAGAGGGCGAGCACAGGGAGCATGTGACCGTTCCTCTACGGGATGTCGTGGAACAGCACAAGGCTGCGCTGAAGACGCAGCTGGATGCCATACACAGCAG GCTCCCTCAGCTAACAGTAGCTATTGAGCTGGTGAGTGAGATTTCTCGACAGCTGAATGAAAGGAAGAATGAGGCAGTAGCAGAGATCATCAGTACGTTTGAAGAGCTGGAACGGGCGCTGCATCAGCGCAAGACGGCCCTCATCACAGACCTGGAGAACATCTGCAGCACTAAGCAAAAG GTTCTACAGGCCCAgctttcctctctcctccaggGGAAGGAACACATCCAGAGCAGCTGTAACTTTACAGAGCAGGCTCTCAGCCACGGGAGTGCCACTGAG GTGCTGCTAGTTCAGAAGCAGATGAGTGAGCGGGTGACAGCGCTGGCCAGACACGACTTCCCAGAGAAGCCGCATCAGAACGCACATCTGGACTGTCAG GTGGAGACAGAAGGTCTGCGACGCTCCATCCAGAACTTGGGTGTTCTCATCACCACAGCAGCTGTTGCTCACACCTCAGTTGCCACAGGAGAAGGCCTCCGCCACGCTGCAACCGGGCAACACCACACCATTACTGTGACAACAAAGGACAAA GATGGGGAGTTGGTTCGGACAGGAAATGCCGTTTTAAAAGCAGAGATAACGTCGGTTGACGGGAACCGGGCTGCAGAGACGGAGATAATGGACAATAAGAATGGAACATATGAGGTGGGCTACACGTTACGCCATGAGGGAGAGTACTCCTTTGCTCTGCTGCTGTATGGACAGCCGATACGTGGCAGTCCTTTCCGCCTGCGGGCCGTCAAGCCATCAGATGTTCCGCAATCCCCAGATGACGTGAAGAGGAGGGTCAAGTCCCCCAGTGGGACAGGCGGTCACATACGGCAGAAAGCAGTGCGACGGCCCTCCAGCATGTACAGCACCACCAAGAAAAAGGAGAATCCCATTGAGGATGAACTCATCTACAGAGTGG GTTCTCGGGGCAGAGAGAAAGGGGAGTTCACAAATCTGCAAGGAATCTCAGCCTCTAGTAACGGCAGAGTGGTGGTGGCTGACAGCAACAACCAGTGCATCCAG GTGTTCTCCAATGACGGCCAGTTCAAGATGCGCTTTGGGGTCAGAGGCCGGTCTCCTGGACAGCTGCAAAGACCAACCGGCGTCACTGTGGACATGAACGGTGACATTGTGGTGGCCGACTATGACAATCGATGGGTCAGCATTTTCTCCTCTGATGGCAAGTTTAAG AACAAAATCGGCGCAGGTCGGCTCATGGGTCCTAAAGGTGTTGCTGTGGATAAGAACGGACACATCATCACTGTGGACAACAAGGCCTGCTGCGTCTTCATCTTTCAATCCAATGGGAAGCTCGTGACTAAGTTTGGAGGCAGAGGGACGTCTGACAGACAGTTTGCAG AAAAACTTGGCCCAAACTTTAATAAATCTGGCTCAGTGTTCA GTCCACACTTCGTTGCGGTGAACAACAAGAACGAAATTATAGTGACCGATTTTCACAATCACTCTGTGAAG GTTTACAGTGCCGATGGCGAGTTCCTCTTCAAATTCGGCTCTCATGGTGAAGGCAACGGCCAGTTCAATGCTCCCACTGGTGTGGCTGTGGATACCAACGGAAACATCATCGTAGCCGACTGGGGTAACAGCAGAATACAG GTGTTTGACAGCACAGGCTCCTTCTTATCCTACATCAACACCTCAGCTGACCCGCTGTACGGACCCCAGGGTCTCGCCCTCACCTCAGACGGACATGTGGCTGTTGCAGACTCTGGCAATCACTGCTTCAAGGTTTACAGATACCTGCAGTAG